Proteins found in one Zingiber officinale cultivar Zhangliang unplaced genomic scaffold, Zo_v1.1 ctg63, whole genome shotgun sequence genomic segment:
- the LOC122037573 gene encoding CST complex subunit STN1-like, which translates to MNWFQAIHVKLLASDFLSLTVHNSPNYAPTFFKRGMQVWRLETVGVVVSKERTGDFLKFVVDDGTGCIPCIIDLTDRSHLGLAAEVETERALREVATVELGKLVRVRGMITLGEEDGLQLKVRDVVVERDPNMEPLHWMDCIRLARSCYDRAAHP; encoded by the coding sequence ATGAACTGGTTTCAAGCCATCCATGTCAAGCTTCTAGCAAGCGACTTCCTCTCCCTCACTGTCCACAACTCCCCAAACTATGCTCCTACCTTTTTCAAGAGAGGTATGCAAGTTTGGCGACTAGAGACGGTTGGTGTCGTGGTGAGCAAGGAGCGCACTGGCGACTTTCTCAAGTTCGTTGTCGACGATGGGACCGGATGTATTCCTTGCATCATCGACCTCACTGACCGTTCGCATTTGGGGCTCGCTGCAGAAGTGGAGACAGAGAGAGCTCTCAGGGAGGTTGCGACTGTGGAGCTGGGAAAGTTAGTGCGAGTCCGAGGCATGATCACGCTGGGGGAGGAGGATGGACTGCAGCTTAAGGTGAGGGATGTTGTGGTAGAACGTGATCCCAATATGGAGCCTCTGCACTGGATGGATTGCATCCGCTTGGCTAGGAGTTGTTATGATCGTGCAGCACACCCCTAA